A single region of the Streptomyces sp. ITFR-16 genome encodes:
- a CDS encoding Zn-dependent alcohol dehydrogenase: MRGVVFDGKRTEVVDDLEIRDPGPGEVLVAVAAAGLCHSDLSVIDGTIPFPLPVVLGHEGAGVVEAVGAGVSHVAPGDHVALSTLASCGACAQCDRGRPTMCRKAIGMPGQPFSRGGKPLYQFASNSAFAERTLVKAVQAVRIPAGLPLTSAALMGCGVLTGVGAVLNRAGVDRGESVVVIGTGGIGLNVIQGARIAGALTIVAVDSNPDKETVARQFGATHFLTSADGVREILPHGADHAFECVGRTELIRTAIDLLDRHGQAILLGVPAATAEASFLVSSMYLDKSILGCRYGSSRPQRDIALYAQLYREGRLLLDELVTETYPVEDFAKAADDAHHGRVARGVLVF; encoded by the coding sequence ATGAGAGGCGTCGTGTTCGACGGCAAGCGGACCGAGGTCGTCGACGACCTGGAGATACGGGACCCGGGCCCCGGCGAGGTGCTGGTGGCGGTGGCCGCGGCCGGACTCTGCCACAGCGATCTGTCGGTGATCGACGGGACGATCCCGTTCCCGCTGCCGGTGGTCCTCGGCCACGAGGGCGCGGGCGTGGTCGAGGCCGTCGGCGCCGGCGTGAGCCATGTCGCGCCCGGCGACCACGTGGCGCTGTCCACGCTGGCGAGCTGCGGGGCGTGCGCGCAGTGCGACCGGGGCCGGCCGACGATGTGCCGCAAGGCGATCGGGATGCCGGGGCAGCCGTTCTCGCGGGGCGGGAAGCCGCTGTACCAGTTCGCGTCCAACTCGGCGTTCGCCGAACGGACCCTGGTCAAGGCGGTGCAGGCGGTGAGGATCCCGGCCGGTCTGCCCCTGACGTCGGCGGCCCTCATGGGCTGCGGGGTGCTGACGGGGGTCGGAGCCGTACTCAACAGGGCCGGGGTCGACCGGGGCGAGAGCGTGGTGGTCATCGGCACCGGCGGCATCGGGCTCAACGTCATCCAGGGGGCGCGGATCGCCGGCGCGCTGACGATCGTGGCGGTCGACTCCAACCCGGACAAGGAGACGGTGGCCCGGCAGTTCGGCGCCACGCACTTCCTGACCTCGGCCGACGGCGTCCGCGAGATCCTGCCGCACGGCGCCGACCACGCCTTCGAGTGCGTGGGCCGCACCGAGCTGATCCGTACCGCGATCGACCTGCTGGACCGGCACGGCCAGGCGATCCTGCTGGGCGTGCCGGCGGCGACGGCCGAGGCCTCGTTCCTCGTCTCGTCGATGTACCTGGACAAGTCGATCCTGGGCTGCCGCTACGGCTCCTCGCGCCCGCAGCGGGACATCGCGCTCTACGCGCAGCTGTACCGGGAGGGCCGGCTGCTGCTGGACGAACTCGTCACCGAGACCTACCCGGTGGAGGACTTCGCCAAGGCGGCGGACGACGCCCACCACGGGCGGGTGGCCCGGGGAGTGCTGGTGTTCTAG
- a CDS encoding ATP-binding protein → MQVLQVQLEVGPDPAEVGRARRWARSRLVGSGIRDDEPLAETLILLISELVTNAVVHTGCPAVLRMLFGSTGAPGNAGTVRVEVADTSCRPPQQRHAQGEDTGGRGLELVDGLADRWGWQPEGAGKRIWCEVDRGIPLIQVQMPGGHIGAQATGECEGPGCEACRRETAHAVTHHA, encoded by the coding sequence GTGCAGGTGCTTCAGGTTCAGTTGGAGGTCGGGCCCGACCCCGCGGAGGTCGGACGGGCCCGCAGATGGGCGCGTTCGAGGCTCGTCGGGTCCGGGATAAGGGATGACGAGCCGCTCGCGGAGACGCTCATCCTGCTCATCTCGGAGCTGGTCACCAACGCGGTCGTGCACACCGGCTGCCCAGCCGTGCTGCGCATGCTGTTCGGCTCGACGGGGGCCCCGGGCAACGCCGGGACCGTCCGGGTCGAGGTGGCCGACACCAGCTGCCGCCCACCGCAGCAGCGGCACGCGCAGGGCGAGGACACCGGCGGCCGGGGTCTCGAACTGGTCGACGGCCTGGCCGACCGCTGGGGCTGGCAGCCCGAGGGTGCGGGCAAGCGCATCTGGTGCGAGGTCGACCGGGGCATCCCGCTGATCCAGGTCCAGATGCCCGGCGGCCATATCGGTGCGCAGGCCACGGGCGAGTGCGAGGGCCCCGGCTGCGAGGCGTGCAGGCGCGAGACGGCGCACGCCGTCACCCATCACGCCTGA
- a CDS encoding acyl-CoA dehydrogenase, with product MDLAYTPQEEAFRARLREWLAAVLPGLPAKPDPGDWPGRRAYDAGWQRLLYDAGYAGLHWPADAGGRGATPTQHLIFLEETERAGAPYVGANFVGLLHAGPTVAAEGTPEQRARWLPPVLRGDEMWCQGFSEPGAGSDLAALRTRAVRDGDAYVVSGQKIWTSHAEVADWCELLVRTDPEAPKHRGISWLAMRMDSPGVTVRPLRTLAGSTEFAEMFLDEVRVPVSHRVGAENDGWRVTMVTLSFERGTAFVGEVVACRRTLAALAAEARRTGRWDDAVLRRRLGRLNAEFRALWRLTQWNVSEAQATGGVPGTGGSVFKLRYSHARQELYEAAAEVLGAGDALDLDREWVRDRLSSLSYTIAAGTSQIQRNIVAERILGLPKGR from the coding sequence GTGGACCTCGCGTACACACCGCAGGAGGAAGCCTTCCGGGCCCGGCTGCGGGAGTGGCTGGCCGCCGTGCTCCCCGGGCTGCCCGCGAAGCCGGACCCCGGCGACTGGCCGGGTCGCAGGGCGTACGACGCCGGCTGGCAGCGGCTGCTGTACGACGCCGGGTACGCGGGGCTGCACTGGCCGGCCGACGCGGGCGGCCGGGGCGCCACCCCCACCCAGCACCTGATCTTCCTGGAGGAGACGGAGCGGGCCGGGGCGCCCTACGTCGGCGCGAACTTCGTCGGGCTGCTGCACGCCGGGCCCACCGTCGCCGCCGAGGGAACCCCGGAGCAGCGGGCCCGCTGGCTGCCGCCGGTGCTGCGCGGCGACGAGATGTGGTGCCAGGGCTTCAGCGAGCCCGGCGCCGGCTCGGACCTGGCCGCACTGCGCACCCGGGCCGTGCGCGACGGCGACGCCTACGTGGTCAGCGGGCAGAAGATCTGGACCTCGCACGCGGAGGTCGCCGACTGGTGCGAGCTGCTGGTGCGGACGGACCCCGAGGCGCCGAAGCACCGGGGCATCAGCTGGCTGGCGATGCGGATGGACAGCCCGGGGGTCACCGTCCGGCCGCTGCGGACGCTGGCCGGGTCCACCGAGTTCGCGGAGATGTTCCTCGACGAGGTGCGGGTGCCCGTCTCGCACCGGGTCGGCGCGGAGAACGACGGCTGGCGGGTCACCATGGTCACGCTCTCCTTCGAGCGCGGTACGGCCTTCGTCGGCGAGGTCGTCGCCTGCCGCCGCACCCTGGCCGCGCTGGCCGCCGAGGCCCGGCGCACCGGCCGCTGGGACGACGCGGTGCTGCGCCGCAGGCTGGGCCGGCTCAACGCCGAGTTCCGGGCCCTGTGGCGGCTCACCCAGTGGAACGTCAGCGAGGCCCAGGCCACCGGCGGGGTCCCCGGGACCGGCGGCTCGGTCTTCAAGCTGCGGTACTCGCACGCCCGCCAGGAGCTGTACGAGGCGGCGGCCGAGGTGCTCGGCGCGGGCGACGCCCTCGACCTGGACCGTGAGTGGGTGCGGGACCGGCTCTCCTCGCTCTCGTACACCATCGCGGCCGGTACCTCGCAGATCCAGCGCAACATCGTCGCCGAGCGGATCCTCGGCCTGCCGAAGGGGCGGTGA
- a CDS encoding acyl-CoA dehydrogenase family protein, with product MDFAPHPQDAVFRQEARAWLAAHLVGDFAAAAATGGPGSEHECVDDRRAWERELGRDGWIGIGWDSAAYGNRTATLTQQIVWAEEYARLRAPARVGHIGENLLAPTLLAHGSREQRDRHLPPVARGETLWCQGYSEPDAGSDLAAVRTAAVRDPGAGGAYRVTGQKIWTSLARDADWCFVLARTGRGSRRHHGLSFLLVPMDQPGRVEVRPIRQMSGTSEFNEVFFDGAHAEPEPVGGEGEGWAVAMDLLALERGVSTLVQQIGFAAELDRVVRAAVSTGAAADPVLRARLVGQWAELRTMRWNALHTLGTTGDPGAPSVAKLLWGGWHRRLGELAVEVRGAAGAVGPQDWSPGEPYVLDEAQRLFLFTRSDTIYGGSDEIQRNIIAERVLGLPREPR from the coding sequence ATGGACTTCGCCCCCCACCCCCAGGACGCCGTCTTCCGGCAGGAGGCGCGGGCCTGGTTGGCGGCCCACCTCGTCGGGGACTTCGCGGCGGCAGCCGCGACCGGCGGGCCCGGCAGTGAGCACGAGTGCGTCGACGACCGCCGTGCCTGGGAGCGCGAGCTCGGCCGCGACGGCTGGATCGGCATCGGATGGGACAGCGCGGCGTACGGCAACCGCACCGCCACCCTCACCCAGCAGATCGTCTGGGCCGAGGAGTACGCCCGCCTCCGGGCCCCCGCCCGCGTCGGCCACATCGGTGAGAACCTGCTCGCCCCCACCCTCCTCGCCCACGGCAGCCGGGAGCAGCGGGACCGCCACCTGCCGCCCGTGGCCCGCGGCGAGACCCTGTGGTGCCAGGGCTACAGCGAGCCGGACGCGGGGTCCGACCTCGCCGCCGTCCGTACGGCCGCCGTGCGCGACCCCGGCGCGGGCGGCGCGTACCGCGTGACCGGCCAGAAGATCTGGACCTCGCTCGCGCGGGACGCCGACTGGTGCTTCGTGCTGGCCCGCACCGGGCGGGGCTCCCGGCGCCACCACGGGCTGTCCTTCCTGCTGGTGCCGATGGACCAGCCGGGCCGCGTCGAGGTGCGGCCGATCCGCCAGATGTCGGGGACCAGCGAGTTCAACGAGGTCTTCTTCGACGGGGCGCACGCCGAGCCGGAGCCGGTCGGCGGCGAGGGCGAGGGCTGGGCGGTCGCCATGGACCTGCTGGCCCTGGAGCGCGGGGTCTCCACGCTCGTCCAGCAGATCGGGTTCGCCGCCGAGCTGGACCGCGTGGTGCGCGCCGCCGTCTCCACGGGCGCCGCCGCCGACCCGGTCCTGCGCGCCCGGCTCGTTGGCCAGTGGGCCGAGCTGAGAACGATGCGCTGGAACGCCCTGCACACCCTCGGCACCACCGGCGACCCCGGCGCCCCGAGCGTGGCGAAGCTGCTGTGGGGCGGCTGGCACCGGCGGCTCGGGGAACTCGCCGTGGAGGTCCGGGGCGCGGCCGGGGCCGTCGGCCCGCAGGACTGGTCGCCCGGCGAACCGTACGTACTCGACGAGGCACAGCGCCTGTTCCTGTTCACCCGGTCCGACACCATCTACGGCGGCTCGGACGAGATCCAGCGGAACATCATCGCCGAGCGCGTGCTCGGCCTACCGAGGGAGCCGAGATGA
- a CDS encoding acyl-CoA dehydrogenase family protein, producing the protein MDFQLSDDQRALRTGMRDLLAGRFGRDALRAAVEGGGGVGRELWRELGAAGCFALRLPETAGGVGLGLPESVLLFEELGRVLLPGPLAATELAAGAVKGAAEGEAVVAVADGDLPVAHLADADALLVLAGDRARVLTGAALRRALDGARPVRSLDPGTPLWRVPDLSGYEGEPVADGARLRREGALLTAAEQLGSAVRSQEAAVQHAGEREQFGARIGSFQAVKHLCADMLVRAELARTAVYAAAVTAVPVEIAGAKLLADEAAVRNARDCLQVHGGMGFTWEADVHLHLKRAWLRAGGWLAAGGAEELLAADLE; encoded by the coding sequence GTGGACTTCCAGCTCTCGGACGACCAGCGGGCGCTGCGGACGGGGATGCGGGACCTGCTCGCGGGCCGGTTCGGCCGGGACGCGCTGCGGGCGGCGGTCGAGGGCGGCGGGGGCGTGGGCCGGGAGCTGTGGCGGGAGCTGGGGGCCGCCGGGTGCTTCGCGCTGCGGCTGCCGGAGACGGCGGGCGGGGTCGGCCTCGGCCTGCCGGAATCCGTACTTCTGTTCGAGGAGCTGGGGCGGGTCCTGCTGCCCGGACCGCTGGCCGCCACCGAGCTGGCCGCCGGGGCGGTGAAGGGCGCGGCGGAGGGCGAGGCCGTGGTGGCGGTGGCGGACGGCGACTTGCCGGTGGCGCATCTGGCGGACGCCGACGCGCTGCTCGTCCTGGCCGGCGACCGGGCCCGGGTGCTGACCGGCGCGGCCCTGCGGCGGGCCCTGGACGGGGCCCGGCCGGTGCGCTCGCTGGACCCGGGCACCCCGCTGTGGCGGGTCCCTGACCTGTCCGGGTACGAGGGCGAGCCCGTGGCCGACGGGGCGCGGCTGCGCCGGGAAGGGGCCCTGCTGACCGCGGCCGAGCAGCTCGGCAGCGCCGTCCGCAGCCAGGAGGCTGCGGTCCAACACGCCGGTGAGCGCGAACAGTTCGGTGCGCGGATCGGATCCTTCCAGGCGGTCAAGCATCTGTGCGCCGACATGCTGGTGCGCGCCGAGCTGGCCCGTACCGCCGTGTACGCGGCCGCCGTGACGGCCGTTCCCGTGGAGATCGCCGGGGCCAAGCTGCTGGCCGACGAGGCGGCCGTCCGCAATGCCCGCGACTGCCTCCAGGTGCACGGCGGCATGGGCTTCACCTGGGAGGCGGACGTGCATCTGCATCTCAAGCGGGCCTGGCTGCGGGCCGGCGGCTGGCTCGCGGCGGGGGGCGCCGAGGAGCTGCTTGCGGCCGATCTGGAGTGA
- a CDS encoding cyclase family protein, whose protein sequence is MSLPDEFHDLAQRVNNWGRWGADDEIGTLNLITDAVVREAAATVRSGLRIPLALPLRQDGVQSGLIPGRINPLHTMVQINQELFGPGTVATSDDTAVLSLQTATHWDALTHASHSGRIYNGRPAATITAHGGAEFSGIDTLPPVVSRGVLLDVARAHGVDRLPGGHAVTPEDLEAAEELAGVRVRAGDVVLVRTGQIQVHLAGDRNAYGYPSPGLSIRTPEWFRARDVAAVANDTLTFEIFPPEIEDLWLGVHALDLVEMGMPQGQNWNLEALSTACAEEARHAFLLSAMPEPFVGATGTPVAPVALL, encoded by the coding sequence ATGTCCTTGCCGGACGAGTTCCACGACCTCGCGCAGCGCGTGAACAACTGGGGCCGCTGGGGCGCCGACGACGAGATCGGCACGCTCAACCTGATCACCGACGCGGTCGTACGGGAGGCCGCCGCCACCGTCCGCAGCGGGCTGCGGATCCCGCTCGCGCTGCCGCTCCGGCAGGACGGGGTGCAGAGCGGACTCATCCCGGGCCGGATCAACCCATTGCACACGATGGTCCAGATCAATCAGGAGCTGTTCGGCCCCGGCACGGTCGCCACCAGCGACGACACCGCCGTGCTGAGCCTGCAGACCGCCACGCACTGGGACGCCCTCACCCACGCCTCGCACTCGGGGAGGATCTACAACGGCCGCCCCGCCGCCACGATCACCGCACACGGCGGCGCGGAGTTCAGCGGCATCGACACCCTGCCGCCCGTCGTCTCGCGCGGGGTGCTCCTCGACGTGGCCCGGGCGCACGGTGTGGACCGGCTGCCGGGCGGCCACGCGGTCACCCCGGAGGACCTGGAAGCGGCGGAGGAGCTGGCCGGGGTCCGCGTACGGGCCGGGGACGTCGTCCTCGTACGGACCGGGCAGATCCAGGTGCACCTGGCCGGCGACAGGAACGCGTACGGCTATCCGTCACCGGGGCTGTCGATCCGGACACCGGAGTGGTTCCGGGCCCGCGATGTGGCGGCGGTCGCCAATGACACACTGACCTTCGAGATCTTCCCGCCGGAGATCGAGGACCTGTGGCTGGGCGTGCACGCGCTGGACCTGGTCGAGATGGGCATGCCGCAGGGGCAGAACTGGAATCTGGAGGCGCTGTCCACCGCCTGCGCCGAGGAGGCGCGCCACGCCTTCCTGCTCTCGGCCATGCCGGAGCCCTTCGTCGGCGCGACCGGAACCCCGGTCGCGCCCGTCGCCCTGCTCTGA
- a CDS encoding amidohydrolase family protein has translation MTELPRIVSVDDHVIEPPHLFSAWLPAKYRERGPQPLTAGIGELAYTGGKYVITMDPDGPPTDWWIYEDLKFPYKRNIAAVGFDRDDMTLEGITRAEMRRGCWDPVERLKDMDLNHVEASLCFPTFPRFCGQTFAEAHDKEVALACVRAYNDWMVEEWCGDSGGRLIPLCIIPLWDIGLAVAEIRRNAARGVRAVTFSEIPTHLGLPSIHSGYWDPFFAACQETGTVVNMHIGSSSQMPAASPDAPPAVQASLSFNNAMASMMDFLFSGVLVKFPTLKLAYSEGQMGWIPYALERADDVWEEHRAWGGVRDLIPEPPSTYYYRQIFCCFFRDKHGVASLDVVGRDNATFETDYPHVDSTFPHTKEVALDHVKGLDEETVYKLMRGNAIRMLGLDLDK, from the coding sequence ATGACGGAACTGCCTCGGATCGTCAGCGTCGACGACCATGTGATCGAGCCGCCGCACCTCTTCTCGGCCTGGCTGCCCGCCAAGTACCGTGAGCGCGGCCCGCAGCCGCTGACCGCCGGCATCGGCGAGCTGGCGTACACGGGTGGCAAGTACGTCATCACGATGGACCCGGACGGGCCGCCGACCGACTGGTGGATCTACGAGGACCTGAAGTTCCCGTACAAGCGGAACATCGCCGCCGTGGGCTTCGACCGCGACGACATGACGCTGGAGGGGATCACCCGGGCGGAGATGCGGCGCGGCTGCTGGGATCCCGTGGAGCGGCTGAAGGACATGGACCTCAACCACGTCGAGGCGAGCCTGTGCTTCCCCACCTTCCCGCGCTTCTGCGGGCAGACCTTCGCCGAGGCGCACGACAAGGAGGTCGCGCTCGCCTGCGTCCGCGCCTACAACGACTGGATGGTCGAGGAGTGGTGCGGGGACAGCGGCGGCCGGCTGATCCCGCTCTGCATCATCCCGCTCTGGGACATCGGCCTGGCGGTCGCGGAGATCAGGCGGAACGCGGCGCGCGGGGTGCGCGCGGTGACCTTCTCGGAGATCCCCACCCATCTCGGGCTGCCCTCGATCCACAGCGGCTACTGGGACCCCTTCTTCGCCGCCTGCCAGGAGACCGGCACGGTCGTGAACATGCACATCGGCTCCAGCTCCCAGATGCCCGCCGCGTCCCCCGACGCCCCGCCCGCCGTGCAGGCCTCGCTCTCCTTCAACAACGCGATGGCCTCGATGATGGACTTCCTGTTCAGCGGGGTGCTGGTGAAGTTCCCGACGCTGAAACTGGCGTACAGCGAGGGCCAGATGGGCTGGATCCCGTACGCCCTGGAGCGCGCCGACGACGTCTGGGAGGAGCACCGGGCCTGGGGCGGGGTGCGCGACCTGATCCCCGAGCCGCCTTCCACGTACTACTACCGGCAGATCTTCTGCTGCTTCTTCCGAGACAAGCACGGCGTCGCCTCGCTCGACGTCGTCGGCCGGGACAACGCCACCTTCGAGACGGACTACCCGCACGTCGACTCGACCTTCCCGCACACCAAGGAGGTCGCCCTCGACCACGTCAAGGGACTGGACGAGGAGACCGTCTACAAACTGATGCGCGGGAACGCGATCCGCATGCTCGGCCTGGACCTCGACAAGTAG
- a CDS encoding MFS transporter, translating into MPAAHHETVSVGSARSADPLPPLPVGPDRLWNRNFRLFFVARTAALFGDGMIPVALTAGLLGAGRPHSSVGYALAAWMGPLALFVLFGGVLADRFTPRRMMIIADSLRLVGATVLAVSFATGNPPLWAVYALSSIAGVGAALFQPGVASTVPRVSSDVQRANAVLRVSEALMTMAGPAFAGVLVGLASAGAVYAANASTFLVSGVCLFLLRLAPAPSDEARRGTFVAELVDGWREFRARSWLWGVIAIWTVYGFTVLGPMLPLTAVEVTEAHGSGTYGAMMAVNGAGSVVGGLLALRLRPRRPLAAGAVALSGVCLNLVVLGLGLPVAALGAGQFVAGAAFAFWLVMWSTTVQTHVPPEALNRLHAYDVAGSLLMLAAGRALAGPVADRVGAPEVLLAGAVINVLVVGVLLGAHPIRRLRRIGA; encoded by the coding sequence ATTCCCGCCGCGCATCATGAGACCGTTTCGGTCGGTTCAGCACGTTCCGCGGACCCGCTGCCGCCCCTGCCCGTCGGGCCCGACCGGCTCTGGAACCGTAACTTCCGGCTCTTCTTCGTCGCCAGGACCGCCGCCCTCTTCGGCGACGGGATGATCCCGGTGGCGCTCACCGCCGGACTGCTCGGCGCCGGGCGCCCGCACTCCTCGGTCGGCTACGCGCTGGCCGCCTGGATGGGCCCGCTCGCGCTGTTCGTGCTCTTCGGCGGGGTGCTCGCGGACCGGTTCACCCCGCGCCGGATGATGATCATCGCCGACTCCCTGCGGCTGGTCGGCGCCACGGTGCTCGCCGTCTCCTTCGCCACCGGCAACCCGCCGCTGTGGGCGGTGTACGCGCTGAGCTCGATCGCGGGCGTGGGGGCGGCGCTGTTCCAGCCGGGCGTCGCGTCGACCGTGCCGAGGGTGTCCTCCGACGTCCAGCGCGCCAACGCCGTGCTGCGGGTCTCCGAGGCGCTGATGACCATGGCGGGCCCGGCCTTCGCGGGGGTGCTCGTCGGGCTGGCGAGCGCGGGGGCGGTCTACGCGGCGAACGCCTCGACGTTCCTGGTCTCCGGGGTCTGCCTCTTCCTGCTGCGGCTGGCCCCCGCCCCCTCGGACGAGGCGCGGCGCGGCACGTTCGTCGCCGAACTGGTCGACGGCTGGCGCGAGTTCCGGGCGCGCAGCTGGCTGTGGGGCGTGATCGCGATCTGGACGGTGTACGGCTTCACCGTCCTCGGCCCGATGCTCCCGCTGACCGCCGTCGAGGTCACCGAGGCGCACGGCTCGGGGACGTACGGCGCGATGATGGCGGTCAACGGCGCGGGCAGTGTCGTCGGCGGCCTGCTCGCGCTGCGCCTGCGGCCGCGCCGGCCGCTGGCGGCGGGCGCCGTCGCGCTGAGCGGGGTGTGTCTGAACCTGGTGGTGCTGGGGCTCGGGCTGCCGGTGGCGGCGCTGGGGGCCGGGCAGTTCGTGGCCGGCGCGGCGTTCGCGTTCTGGCTGGTGATGTGGTCGACGACGGTCCAGACGCATGTGCCGCCGGAGGCGCTGAACCGGCTGCACGCGTACGACGTGGCGGGATCGCTGCTGATGCTGGCGGCCGGACGGGCGCTGGCCGGGCCGGTCGCGGACCGGGTGGGCGCGCCGGAGGTGCTGCTCGCCGGGGCGGTGATCAACGTGCTGGTGGTGGGCGTCCTGCTGGGGGCGCACCCGATCCGGCGGCTGCGGCGGATCGGGGCCTGA
- a CDS encoding SDR family oxidoreductase, producing the protein MGNFLAGKVVAVTGAGRGIGRAVALAAAAEGARVVVNDYGVSVEGGAPTSEIAESVVKEIVAAGGEAVAVADDISTMAGGQRVVDTALERFGRIDGVVCVAGILRERMLFNMSEEEWDPVVATHLKGTFTVFRAASAVMRGQEGAGTLIGFTSGNHQGSVSQANYSAAKGGIISLVRSAALGLHKYGVTANAVAPVARTRMSANVPMELAEIGEPEDVAALVVYLLSERARAEGITGQVYTIAGPKIAVWAQPRELRAAYAQGAPWTPERIADFLPGSVGSDPMPLLSRVGEMADAAARRKSGPSRD; encoded by the coding sequence ATGGGGAACTTCTTGGCAGGCAAGGTGGTGGCTGTGACCGGTGCCGGACGCGGCATCGGGCGGGCCGTCGCGCTCGCCGCGGCGGCGGAGGGGGCGCGGGTCGTGGTCAACGACTACGGCGTCTCCGTCGAGGGCGGCGCACCCACGAGCGAGATAGCCGAGTCCGTCGTCAAGGAGATCGTGGCGGCGGGCGGCGAGGCGGTCGCGGTGGCCGACGACATCTCCACGATGGCGGGCGGGCAGCGGGTCGTGGACACCGCGCTGGAACGGTTCGGGCGGATCGACGGGGTCGTCTGCGTGGCCGGCATCCTGCGGGAGCGGATGCTGTTCAACATGTCCGAGGAGGAGTGGGACCCGGTGGTCGCCACCCACCTCAAGGGCACCTTCACCGTCTTCCGGGCGGCGTCCGCAGTGATGCGCGGGCAGGAGGGCGCGGGCACGCTGATCGGCTTCACCAGCGGCAACCACCAGGGCAGCGTGTCCCAGGCGAACTACAGCGCGGCGAAGGGCGGGATCATCTCGCTGGTCCGCAGCGCGGCGCTGGGCCTGCACAAGTACGGCGTCACGGCGAACGCGGTCGCGCCGGTGGCGCGTACGCGGATGTCGGCGAACGTTCCGATGGAGCTGGCGGAGATCGGTGAGCCGGAGGACGTGGCGGCGCTCGTCGTCTACCTCCTGAGCGAGCGCGCCCGCGCGGAGGGGATCACCGGGCAGGTGTACACGATCGCGGGCCCGAAGATCGCGGTCTGGGCCCAGCCGAGAGAACTACGGGCGGCGTACGCGCAGGGCGCCCCCTGGACCCCGGAACGCATCGCGGACTTCCTGCCGGGGTCGGTGGGGTCGGACCCGATGCCGCTGCTGAGCCGTGTCGGGGAGATGGCGGACGCGGCGGCCCGCCGCAAATCGGGGCCCTCCCGCGATTGA
- a CDS encoding helix-turn-helix domain-containing protein, translated as MPHRVVVLALDGLLPFELGIPQRIFGRSLGSEPLNRGRKLYDVVTCSVRPPGPVRTDADFTITVEHGPEALATADTVVVPASYELGPVYTEGRLTDELAAAFAHIRPGTRMVSICTGSYVLAAAGYLDGRPATTHWSSADHFQQLFPAVRVDPDVLFIDDGDVLTSAGVAAGIDLCLHMVRRDHGTAVANDVARRTVVPPHRDGGQAQYIQRPVPDTQFATTTTARAWALARLERPILLREMAQQESMSVRTFTRRFREEVGVSPGQWLTRQRVELARRLLESTDLSIDQVARDAGFGTPTSLRQHLQAALGVSPTVYRRTFRTTAGNRA; from the coding sequence GTGCCGCATCGCGTCGTCGTTCTCGCCCTTGACGGGCTGCTCCCCTTCGAACTCGGCATCCCCCAAAGGATATTCGGGCGCTCACTCGGTTCCGAGCCGCTGAACCGGGGCCGGAAACTGTACGACGTGGTGACCTGCTCGGTACGCCCGCCCGGCCCCGTCCGCACCGACGCGGACTTCACCATCACCGTCGAGCACGGCCCGGAGGCGCTCGCCACGGCCGACACGGTGGTCGTCCCCGCCAGTTACGAACTCGGCCCCGTCTACACCGAGGGCCGGCTCACCGACGAGCTCGCCGCCGCGTTCGCCCACATCAGGCCGGGAACCCGGATGGTGTCGATCTGCACCGGCAGCTACGTCCTGGCGGCGGCCGGCTACCTCGACGGGCGGCCCGCCACCACCCACTGGTCCTCCGCCGACCACTTCCAGCAGCTCTTCCCTGCCGTCCGCGTCGATCCCGACGTCCTGTTCATCGACGACGGGGACGTCCTGACGTCCGCCGGGGTCGCCGCCGGGATCGACCTGTGCCTGCACATGGTGCGCCGCGACCACGGCACGGCCGTCGCCAACGACGTGGCCCGGCGCACGGTCGTACCGCCGCACCGCGACGGCGGCCAGGCGCAGTACATCCAGCGGCCGGTCCCCGACACCCAGTTCGCCACCACGACCACCGCACGGGCCTGGGCGCTCGCCCGGCTGGAGCGGCCGATCCTGCTGCGCGAGATGGCCCAGCAGGAGTCGATGAGCGTACGGACCTTCACCCGGCGGTTCCGCGAGGAGGTCGGGGTCAGCCCCGGCCAGTGGCTGACCCGGCAGCGGGTGGAGCTGGCGCGCCGGCTGCTGGAGTCCACCGACCTGTCGATCGACCAGGTGGCCCGGGACGCCGGCTTCGGCACCCCCACCTCGCTGCGCCAGCACCTCCAGGCGGCGCTGGGCGTCTCCCCGACGGTCTACCGGCGGACGTTCCGCACGACGGCGGGGAACCGGGCCTGA